Proteins co-encoded in one Arachis stenosperma cultivar V10309 chromosome 7, arast.V10309.gnm1.PFL2, whole genome shotgun sequence genomic window:
- the LOC130939605 gene encoding uncharacterized protein LOC130939605, which yields MQGEFNGLKSLILKENACTFYVHCFAHQLQLALVVVAKKQVEIALLFNLLASLCNIVGVSCKCKDMLRESQMQKTIVALQNGDVSSGRGLNQETTLKRTGDTRWGSHYGTILSLISIFSSVVEVLEVIEEDGNNPEQRAEACQLLNHIQSFEFVFDLHLMKSILGVTNELSQVLQRSDQDIINAMTLVKVSKKRLQSIRDDGWSSLLNEVSLFCDSHNILVPNMNDIFVKQERSRRKIQKVSNLHHFYQVELFYQVIDRQLQELNNHFTEVNTELLLCIACLNPSDSFFAFDKDKLLRLAEFYPHEFSSTQLLALDSQLENFILDMRLDDQFSNINGISGLSQKLVETKKHIVYPLVFLLLKLTLILPVATASVERTFSAMNIMKSRLRNRMGDEWLNDCLVTYIDNETIIQHVQNMKTRREVPSKFEAKKVSN from the coding sequence ATGCAGGGAGAATTTAATGGCTTAAAAAGTTTGATCTTGAAAGAAAATGCTTGTACTTTTTATGTTCATTGTTTTGCTCACCAACTTCAATTAGCACTTGTGGTTGTTGCAAAGAAACAGGTCGAAATTGCACTACTTTTTAATTTGCTTGCTAGTTTGTGCAATATTGTTGGAGTTTCTTGTAAATGTAAAGACATGCTTCGTGAAAGTCAAATGCAAAAGACAATTGTTGCATTACAAAATGGAGATGTTTCTAGTGGGCGTGGCTTAAATCAAGAAACAACATTAAAAAGGACAGGTGATACTCGATGGGGCTCACATTATGGTACAATACTTAGCTtgatttctattttttcttccGTGGTAGAAGTTCTTGAAGTCATTGAGGAAGATGGAAATAATCCTGAACAAAGAGCTGAAGCATGTCAATTATTGAATCATATtcaatcttttgaatttgtattCGATTTACATTTGATGAAAAGTATATTAGGTGTTACTAATGAGTTGTCTCAAGTTCTACAAAGAAGTGATCAAGATATTATAAATGCTATGACATTGGTTAAAGTGTCCAAGAAACGATTGCAAAGTATAAGAGACGATGGTTGGTCCTCTTTACTCAATGAAGTTTCACTATTTTGTGATAGTCATAATATTCTTGTTCCAAATATGAATGACATATTTGTAAAACAAGAAAGATCAAGGCGCAAAATTCAAAAGGTCTCAAACTTGCATCATTTTTATCAAGTTGAATTATTTTATCAAGTGATTGATAGACAACTTCAAGAGCTTAACAATCATTTTACAGAGGTAAATACCGAGTTACTTCTTTGTATAGCTTGTTTGAATCCAAGTGACTCGTTTTTTGCATTTGATAAGGATAAGTTGCTTCGTTTAGCTGAATTTTATCCACATGAATTCTCTTCTACTCAACTTTTGGCACTTGATAGTCAACTTGAGAATTTTATATTGGATATGCGTCTCGATGATCAATTCTCAAATATAAATGGCATCAGTGGACTATCTCAAAAGTTAGTTGAGACGAAAAAGCATATTGTTTATCCATTGGTATTTCTTCTGTTGAAATTAACTTTGATTCTACCTGTGGCAACGGCATCAGTTGAGAGAACATTTTCTGCTATGAATATCATGAAGAGTCGACTTCGTAATCGAATGGGAGATGAGTGGTTGAATGATTGTTTGGTTACATATATAGATAATGAAACAATTATTCAACATGTTCAAAATATGAAAACAAGAAGAGAAGTACCTTCAAAATTTGAAGCGAAGAAAGTTAGCAactaa